The following are from one region of the Gammaproteobacteria bacterium genome:
- the ligA gene encoding NAD-dependent DNA ligase LigA — MISKATRERVTQLREEINRHNYLYYVLDRPEIPDAEYDRLVRELETLEERYPELITPDSPTQRVGAKPLKKFGEVKHDIPMLSLANAFSEQEVLDFDRRVRERLHSDDIEYSAEPKLDGLAVSLLYENGLFTQGATRGDGVKGEDVTQNIRTISAVPLKLYGKGYPKLLEVRGEVYLSKRAFAEINAKALAQGEKIFVNPRNAAAGSLRQLDPNITASRPLAFFCYGVGKVEGGALPEQHSGILARLREWGLPAPHEQRVVQGVQGCLDYYRDLAARRHRLPFEIDGVVYKVNSLAQQESLGFVSRAPRWAVAHKFPAQEELTEVLGIDAQVGRTGALTPVARLKPVFVGGVTVTNATLHNQDEIDRKDIRVGDTVIVRRAGDVIPEVVSVIKERRPPGTRPYHLPKHCPVCGADVVRAEGEAIARCSGGLFCPAQRKEAILHFASRRAMDIEGLGDKLVDQLVERKLVENPADLYTLTPQQLAGLERMGEKSAANVYTALQNSKQTTLPRFLYALGIREVGEATALALASHFGDLDAIMHADAETLQYVPDVGPVVAAHIEAFFRQRHNREVIAKLRAAGINWPAIKPDHRTRKPLQGKTFVLTGTLETLTREEAKEKLQALGAKVSGSVSSKTGYVVAGAEPGSKLDKANQLGITVLDEQGLLNLLNT, encoded by the coding sequence CGGACGCCGAATACGACCGGCTGGTGCGCGAATTAGAAACGCTCGAAGAGCGCTATCCGGAACTCATCACACCCGATTCACCGACTCAGCGCGTCGGCGCAAAGCCCCTCAAAAAATTCGGCGAAGTTAAACATGATATCCCGATGCTGTCGCTCGCCAACGCCTTCAGCGAACAAGAGGTGCTGGACTTTGACCGGCGCGTGCGCGAGCGGTTGCACAGCGATGACATCGAATATAGCGCGGAGCCCAAGCTCGATGGCCTGGCGGTAAGTCTGCTTTATGAGAACGGCCTGTTCACCCAAGGCGCAACCCGCGGCGACGGGGTGAAGGGCGAAGATGTTACGCAAAATATCCGCACCATCAGCGCCGTGCCGCTCAAGCTGTATGGCAAGGGTTATCCAAAGCTGCTGGAGGTGCGCGGCGAGGTGTATCTCTCCAAGCGGGCCTTTGCCGAAATCAACGCCAAGGCCCTCGCGCAGGGTGAAAAGATCTTCGTCAATCCACGCAACGCCGCCGCCGGGAGCCTGCGCCAGCTCGACCCCAACATTACCGCGAGCCGTCCGCTGGCGTTTTTCTGTTATGGCGTAGGTAAAGTGGAAGGCGGCGCACTGCCCGAACAACACAGCGGGATTCTCGCGCGCCTGCGCGAGTGGGGTTTGCCGGCGCCGCATGAACAGCGCGTGGTGCAGGGCGTGCAAGGCTGTCTGGATTACTACCGCGATCTCGCCGCGCGCCGCCACCGGTTGCCGTTCGAAATAGACGGCGTGGTCTACAAGGTCAACAGCCTTGCGCAGCAAGAGAGTCTCGGCTTCGTCTCACGCGCCCCCCGCTGGGCGGTCGCCCACAAATTCCCGGCTCAAGAAGAACTCACAGAGGTGTTGGGCATAGACGCTCAAGTCGGACGCACCGGGGCGCTCACCCCGGTGGCGCGTCTGAAACCCGTGTTCGTCGGCGGCGTCACGGTGACCAACGCCACCCTGCACAATCAGGACGAAATAGATCGCAAAGATATCAGGGTGGGCGACACCGTGATCGTCCGCCGCGCCGGTGATGTCATCCCGGAAGTGGTGAGCGTGATCAAAGAGCGCCGCCCGCCCGGTACGCGGCCCTATCACCTGCCGAAACACTGCCCGGTGTGCGGCGCGGACGTGGTTCGCGCCGAGGGCGAGGCCATCGCCCGTTGCAGCGGAGGGCTGTTTTGTCCAGCGCAGCGCAAGGAGGCGATCCTGCACTTCGCCTCACGCCGCGCCATGGACATCGAGGGCCTGGGTGACAAACTGGTGGATCAACTGGTCGAGCGCAAACTGGTCGAAAACCCCGCCGACCTTTATACCCTCACACCACAGCAACTGGCGGGACTCGAACGCATGGGTGAAAAATCCGCTGCCAACGTGTACACCGCACTGCAAAACAGCAAACAAACCACTTTGCCGCGTTTCCTCTACGCGCTCGGCATCCGCGAGGTGGGCGAGGCCACCGCACTCGCGTTGGCCAGTCATTTCGGCGATCTCGACGCCATCATGCACGCTGACGCAGAGACATTACAATACGTGCCCGATGTCGGGCCGGTGGTGGCCGCACACATCGAGGCCTTTTTCCGCCAGCGCCACAACCGCGAAGTCATCGCCAAACTGCGCGCGGCGGGGATCAACTGGCCGGCAATCAAACCGGACCATCGCACCCGTAAACCCTTGCAGGGCAAGACCTTCGTACTCACCGGCACACTGGAGACCCTAACGCGCGAAGAGGCCAAGGAAAAACTCCAGGCGCTGGGCGCCAAGGTCAGCGGCAGCGTCTCATCCAAGACCGGCTACGTGGTCGCCGGCGCCGAGCCGGGCTCTAAACTTGATAAGGCGAATCAGCTCGGTATTACAGTGCTCGATGAGCAAGGGCTGCTCAACCTTCTCAATACGTGA
- a CDS encoding PIN domain-containing protein, translated as MKALVDTSIWSLALRRRKFNPDSPAVKMLTRLIREFRVTMIGPIRQELLSGIRDKKQFKRLRDKLRAFPDHPLQYEDYETAAEFFNICRSKGMQGSNTDFLLCAVAHRHNLELVSADRDFAQFSRYLPFKLYWVET; from the coding sequence ATGAAGGCGTTGGTTGATACCTCGATATGGTCGTTGGCGCTGCGGCGCAGAAAATTCAATCCTGATTCACCCGCAGTAAAGATGCTCACCCGGCTTATTCGGGAATTTCGGGTGACGATGATAGGCCCGATCCGCCAAGAGTTGTTGTCCGGAATCAGGGATAAAAAGCAGTTTAAACGTCTCAGGGATAAATTGCGCGCCTTCCCTGACCATCCTTTACAGTATGAAGATTATGAGACGGCAGCCGAGTTTTTTAACATCTGCCGCAGCAAGGGCATGCAGGGCTCCAATACTGATTTTCTGCTCTGCGCCGTGGCTCATCGTCATAACCTGGAACTGGTCTCCGCGGACCGCGATTTCGCGCAGTTCAGCCGCTACTTGCCGTTCAAGCTTTATTGGGTGGAAACCTAG
- a CDS encoding type II toxin-antitoxin system VapB family antitoxin yields MATNLALDDKLIDKAKRLGKHHTKREAVTQALDEYVQHLQQQAILAEYGAVDYDPLYHYKRQRKRP; encoded by the coding sequence ATGGCGACTAATTTAGCCCTGGACGATAAGCTGATCGATAAAGCCAAGCGGCTTGGCAAGCATCACACCAAACGCGAGGCTGTGACACAGGCTTTGGATGAATACGTCCAGCACCTGCAACAGCAGGCAATATTGGCCGAATATGGCGCGGTTGATTACGACCCTTTATATCATTACAAACGGCAGCGTAAACGCCCATGA
- a CDS encoding nucleotidyltransferase domain-containing protein, which yields MRLSEHIRREIKLAAQRYFKDAPVYLFGSRLDDARRGGDIDLYIETAMPDSEVAQAKIKMTAQLYRRIGERKIDIVVNNGGAMLPIFQRARLEGVPL from the coding sequence GTGCGCCTTTCCGAACACATTCGCCGCGAGATCAAGTTAGCCGCCCAGCGCTACTTCAAGGATGCGCCGGTCTACTTGTTCGGCTCACGCCTGGATGATGCCCGGCGCGGCGGAGATATTGATCTGTATATTGAGACCGCAATGCCAGACAGTGAAGTAGCGCAGGCCAAGATCAAAATGACAGCGCAGCTTTACCGGCGCATTGGCGAACGCAAGATAGACATCGTGGTCAATAACGGCGGCGCAATGCTGCCTATTTTTCAGCGTGCGCGCCTGGAGGGGGTTCCCCTATGA
- a CDS encoding type II toxin-antitoxin system HicA family toxin has protein sequence MKAKQFIQKLQRLGAEIIKWRGKGGHYLVKYKGRQTTVPVHGDADMSPVFIGKICKQLDIDPNEI, from the coding sequence GTGAAGGCCAAACAATTCATACAAAAACTGCAAAGGCTCGGCGCGGAGATCATCAAGTGGCGCGGCAAAGGCGGCCACTATCTCGTGAAATACAAAGGCCGTCAAACCACTGTCCCAGTCCATGGCGATGCCGATATGAGCCCGGTCTTCATCGGAAAAATTTGTAAACAACTGGACATTGACCCCAACGAGATTTGA
- a CDS encoding type II toxin-antitoxin system HicB family antitoxin: protein MLQAYPVILTHDDDAVIAEFPDVPEAITHGADEKSALEWAQDALVVALSGYLEDHRDIPQPSKPKRGQSVVALPPMVGTKLAIYQALRDQGVTQLELAERLNCDARQIRRILDLDHSSRLDQLEASLRALGKKLSVDIQDAA, encoded by the coding sequence ATGTTACAAGCCTATCCTGTCATACTGACGCACGATGACGACGCGGTGATTGCTGAATTTCCCGACGTACCGGAAGCGATTACCCATGGCGCCGATGAAAAAAGCGCATTGGAGTGGGCGCAAGACGCCCTTGTGGTCGCGCTCTCCGGTTATCTGGAGGACCACCGAGACATCCCGCAACCCTCAAAACCTAAGCGCGGGCAGTCTGTCGTGGCGCTGCCGCCGATGGTCGGCACGAAGCTGGCCATTTACCAGGCTCTGCGTGACCAGGGCGTTACGCAGTTGGAACTTGCCGAACGGTTGAATTGTGACGCGCGCCAAATACGTCGCATCTTGGACTTGGATCACAGCTCGCGGCTGGATCAACTTGAAGCATCCTTGAGGGCGCTGGGTAAAAAACTGTCCGTGGACATCCAGGACGCGGCTTAG
- a CDS encoding type II toxin-antitoxin system HicB family antitoxin — translation MTTLTLEYWQDEGWFVGHLREIPGCFSQGETLEDLERNIAEVYKLLHEETDLPIPPNVTTKPILLPA, via the coding sequence ATGACGACTCTGACACTCGAATATTGGCAGGATGAGGGGTGGTTTGTTGGCCACTTGCGAGAAATTCCTGGATGTTTCAGCCAAGGAGAGACCTTGGAAGATCTGGAGCGCAACATTGCTGAGGTGTATAAACTGCTACACGAAGAAACCGATCTGCCCATACCACCTAATGTAACCACCAAGCCCATCCTGCTGCCTGCATGA
- a CDS encoding type II toxin-antitoxin system HicA family toxin: MKMRDLIRLLVAHQCHLHRHGSNHDVYINVRNSRKAPIPRHSEIRESLVKLILKQLDVGIK, encoded by the coding sequence ATGAAGATGCGTGATCTGATTCGACTACTTGTCGCTCATCAGTGTCATCTTCACCGTCATGGAAGTAACCATGATGTTTACATCAATGTGCGAAATAGTCGTAAAGCGCCTATTCCCCGGCATAGTGAAATCAGAGAAAGCCTTGTCAAACTTATCCTCAAGCAATTGGATGTTGGAATTAAATAG
- a CDS encoding transposase — MPRYRRANAEGATYFFTVVSYRRQAILCDEPIRTALRQAIKQVQGLHPFTIDAWVLLPDHLHCIWTLPDGDSDFATRWSMIKRKVSLACANQYKREDWITPSKRKHRESTIWQRRYWEHQIRDDGDFMRHVGYIHYNPVKHGHCERAALWPYSTFYRYVKQGIYPVDWGAADTRLEEGTFGE, encoded by the coding sequence ATGCCACGATACCGGCGCGCAAACGCAGAGGGGGCCACCTATTTCTTCACTGTGGTCAGTTACCGCCGCCAAGCAATATTATGCGACGAACCCATCCGGACGGCACTGCGTCAAGCGATCAAGCAGGTGCAGGGTTTGCACCCATTTACCATTGACGCCTGGGTATTGTTACCTGATCATTTACATTGTATCTGGACATTGCCTGATGGTGACAGCGACTTTGCCACTCGTTGGAGCATGATTAAACGCAAGGTCAGTCTGGCCTGCGCAAATCAATACAAACGTGAAGACTGGATAACGCCCTCGAAGCGTAAACACCGGGAATCCACGATTTGGCAGCGGCGCTATTGGGAGCATCAAATCCGGGATGACGGCGATTTTATGCGCCATGTTGGTTACATTCATTACAACCCGGTGAAGCATGGACACTGCGAGCGTGCCGCTCTATGGCCTTACTCGACATTTTACCGCTATGTCAAACAGGGCATTTACCCGGTGGATTGGGGAGCTGCCGATACAAGATTGGAGGAAGGGACGTTTGGTGAATAA
- a CDS encoding pilin → MKKLQQGFTLIELMIVVAIIGILAAIAIPSYQDYTIRAKVSELVLAASSARTSITECFQSTGTLTNCGNGITIPVLGKVTAASVGTSTGLITVSGSAATSSVGAAVTITLTPAIAGTAPNQTLTWVCAGTPAQYVPGSCR, encoded by the coding sequence ATGAAAAAGCTACAACAAGGTTTTACCCTTATTGAGTTGATGATTGTGGTCGCCATCATCGGGATATTGGCGGCGATTGCGATTCCAAGTTACCAAGATTATACAATAAGAGCTAAGGTATCCGAGTTGGTACTTGCTGCCAGCTCCGCAAGAACATCGATTACCGAATGCTTCCAAAGCACGGGGACTCTCACAAACTGCGGGAACGGAATAACTATTCCGGTTCTGGGGAAGGTGACTGCTGCTTCAGTGGGTACCAGTACCGGTCTCATAACTGTCAGCGGCAGCGCAGCTACCTCTAGCGTAGGTGCAGCTGTGACTATTACCTTAACCCCCGCGATAGCGGGAACTGCACCCAATCAAACTCTTACATGGGTCTGTGCCGGTACCCCAGCACAATACGTACCCGGCTCTTGTAGGTAG
- a CDS encoding AbrB/MazE/SpoVT family DNA-binding domain-containing protein gives MANHKAKLTQGGRMVIPAEYRRAVGLDVGDEVVMRIEGGEIRLTPLHQSIKRAQEMVRRYVPKGRSLAKELIAERKEEKKRE, from the coding sequence ATGGCAAATCATAAGGCAAAGCTCACCCAAGGTGGACGTATGGTGATCCCCGCTGAGTATCGCAGGGCGGTCGGGCTTGATGTGGGCGATGAGGTGGTAATGCGCATCGAGGGCGGGGAAATCAGATTGACACCGCTGCATCAGTCCATAAAGCGGGCGCAGGAGATGGTGCGCCGCTATGTTCCGAAAGGTCGCTCGCTAGCGAAGGAGTTGATCGCCGAGCGTAAAGAGGAAAAGAAGCGTGAGTGA
- a CDS encoding type II toxin-antitoxin system VapC family toxin, giving the protein MSDYVLDASAVLVLLNQEPGSEVVEEALSGEATVMNAVNYTEVVSKLASVGMPPKTIAGALEPLGLTVQHHDRAVAEQAGLLYPATHRQGLSLGDRSCLALAKSLKLPALTADKAWVGLDIGVKVKLVR; this is encoded by the coding sequence GTGAGTGACTACGTCCTGGACGCCTCGGCGGTGCTGGTATTGCTTAACCAGGAACCCGGAAGCGAGGTGGTTGAGGAAGCGCTCTCCGGGGAGGCGACTGTGATGAACGCCGTTAATTATACCGAGGTGGTTTCTAAATTGGCGTCGGTGGGTATGCCTCCCAAGACGATAGCCGGCGCGCTAGAACCTCTTGGTCTCACTGTTCAACATCACGACCGTGCGGTTGCGGAACAAGCCGGTTTGCTCTATCCCGCCACGCATAGGCAAGGTCTGTCACTCGGCGACCGCAGTTGCCTTGCGCTGGCTAAAAGTCTGAAGCTGCCCGCGCTGACTGCGGACAAGGCATGGGTGGGATTGGATATCGGAGTGAAGGTCAAATTGGTTCGCTAA
- a CDS encoding type II toxin-antitoxin system RelE/ParE family toxin, with product MIKTFKHKGLERFFLVGERRLLDAKWLGRLEIFLDVLDKARTAEDLAVPGAGLHRLSGDRKSTWSMKVSGNWRLTFRFEGGHAYEVNLEDYH from the coding sequence GTGATAAAAACATTCAAGCATAAGGGGCTGGAACGGTTCTTTCTCGTCGGAGAGCGTCGCTTGCTAGATGCGAAGTGGCTCGGGCGACTGGAAATTTTCCTGGATGTCTTGGATAAAGCCAGAACTGCCGAGGATTTAGCCGTCCCCGGCGCGGGGCTACACCGGCTGAGCGGCGATAGAAAAAGCACATGGAGTATGAAGGTATCAGGGAATTGGAGATTGACCTTTCGTTTTGAAGGCGGGCACGCCTATGAAGTGAATTTGGAGGATTATCACTGA
- a CDS encoding HigA family addiction module antidote protein, producing METLAFKGRRPTHPGAVLREMVIPELKLTQVELAKALGVSRRTISEIIHEHRPVTPDMAMRLGRFCGNGPRLWLNMQQALDLWELEHRKAKEYGKIKKCA from the coding sequence ATGGAAACATTGGCATTTAAGGGTAGACGTCCGACGCATCCTGGAGCAGTGTTGCGGGAGATGGTTATACCGGAACTGAAACTCACTCAGGTAGAATTGGCCAAAGCGCTGGGCGTTTCGCGGCGCACTATTTCCGAAATCATTCACGAACACAGACCGGTGACTCCGGATATGGCCATGCGCTTGGGTCGGTTTTGCGGCAATGGCCCCCGGCTGTGGCTGAACATGCAGCAGGCTTTGGACTTGTGGGAGTTGGAGCACCGCAAGGCCAAGGAGTACGGCAAGATTAAGAAGTGTGCGTGA
- the hemB gene encoding porphobilinogen synthase encodes MRRMRRDEFSRRLMRETRLTTGDLICPVFVLEGKGKREQVASMPGVERVSVDELLKEAAELVDLGIPAVALFPVTPAEKKSPGAKEAWNPEGLAQRAVRALKKEFPQLGVITDVALDPFTTHGQDGLIDDTGYVLNDETVAVLVKQALSHAEAGADIVAPSDMMDGRIGAIRNALESAGHIHTRILAYSAKYASSFYGPFRDAVGSAANLGAGNKYSYQMDPANSDEALWEVALDLEEGADMVMIKPGMPYLDIVRRVKDQFGAPTFVYQVSGEYAMLMAAAQNGWLDEKAVVMESLLSIKRAGADGILTYFAKRAAGWLK; translated from the coding sequence ATGCGGCGTATGCGGCGCGATGAATTCAGCCGCCGCTTGATGCGCGAGACGCGGCTTACCACCGGTGATTTGATCTGTCCGGTGTTTGTGCTGGAGGGGAAGGGCAAGCGCGAACAGGTCGCCTCGATGCCGGGCGTCGAACGGGTGAGCGTAGACGAGCTGCTGAAAGAGGCGGCTGAACTGGTGGATCTCGGCATCCCCGCGGTGGCGCTGTTTCCGGTTACGCCTGCGGAGAAAAAATCGCCGGGTGCGAAAGAGGCCTGGAACCCGGAAGGTCTTGCCCAGCGTGCGGTGCGGGCGCTCAAGAAGGAATTTCCGCAGCTCGGTGTCATCACCGATGTTGCGTTGGATCCGTTTACGACCCACGGCCAGGATGGGCTGATTGACGATACGGGCTACGTGCTGAACGACGAGACGGTCGCCGTGCTGGTGAAGCAGGCGCTGTCTCATGCCGAGGCGGGGGCGGACATTGTAGCGCCTTCGGACATGATGGACGGCCGGATCGGCGCGATTCGTAATGCCCTGGAATCAGCGGGGCATATCCACACCCGCATCCTCGCCTACAGCGCCAAGTACGCCTCCAGTTTTTACGGCCCGTTCCGCGATGCGGTGGGTTCGGCGGCGAATCTGGGCGCGGGCAATAAATACAGCTATCAAATGGACCCGGCCAACAGCGACGAGGCGCTGTGGGAAGTGGCGCTCGATCTCGAAGAGGGCGCGGACATGGTGATGATAAAACCGGGCATGCCTTATCTGGACATCGTGCGCCGGGTCAAAGATCAATTCGGCGCGCCGACCTTCGTCTATCAGGTGAGCGGCGAGTATGCGATGCTGATGGCTGCCGCGCAGAATGGCTGGCTGGATGAGAAAGCGGTAGTGATGGAGTCGCTGCTGTCCATCAAGCGTGCCGGGGCGGATGGCATCTTGACGTATTTCGCCAAGCGGGCGGCGGGGTGGTTGAAGTAG
- a CDS encoding type II toxin-antitoxin system prevent-host-death family antitoxin: MLMGYMKMTFITETKRQLSRLLDAVRHGETVLIVHRGKPVARLVPVVTNNSGDTDGRLSRLESDGIIRRATASPSKKLLKQRPPPANWSIVQALLQDRNEEW, translated from the coding sequence TTGTTGATGGGCTATATGAAAATGACCTTCATAACCGAAACAAAAAGACAGCTGAGCAGGTTGTTGGATGCGGTACGTCACGGCGAAACCGTGCTGATTGTGCATCGGGGCAAGCCTGTGGCGCGGCTTGTGCCTGTAGTTACAAACAACTCTGGTGATACTGATGGTCGTCTCTCCCGGCTGGAGAGCGATGGCATAATCCGTCGTGCGACCGCCAGCCCATCCAAAAAATTACTGAAACAACGCCCACCACCCGCAAATTGGAGCATTGTGCAGGCCCTGTTACAGGATCGTAACGAGGAGTGGTGA
- the ppk1 gene encoding polyphosphate kinase 1 — protein sequence MDLKQPELYINRELSLLEFNKRVLEQSIDVSIPLLERLRFLCICSTNLDEFFEIRVAGLKQQVTYGAVQAGPDNIGPAEALKRISEAAHRLVAEQYRLLNETIIPELAKENIRFVRRTQWKPRQAAWVKRYFTNELLPVLSPLGLDPSHPFPRVLNKSLNFIVSLEGKDAFGRSSGVAVVQAPRSLPRLIHLPKEYSKGPYDFVFLSSIIHAHVGELFPGMKATGCFQFRLTRNSDLFVEEEEIKDLRLALEGELSTRQYGDAVRLEVSDNCPVEMANFLVQQFGLGQEDLYQVTGPVNLNRLLAIYDLVERPDLKYPAFAPSVPRRIEQAADIFSVVRRGDVLLNHPYESFAPVVDFARQAATDPDVLAIKQTLYRTGSDSVLADVLVDAARAGKEVTVVVELRARFDEADNINVATRLQDAGAHVVYGVVGYKTHAKMILVLRREGKRLRRYVHLGTGNYHARTARVYTDYGLLTCDKAIGDDVHKLFQQLTGLGRATKLKKILQSPFTLHKAMLGLIAREAEHAKQGKQAHIIAKMNAIDNPQIMQALYEASQAGVKIDLIIRGMCCLRPGVAGVSENIQVRSIVGRFLEHSRVFYFLNDGNPDFYCSSADWMSRNFYRRVETCFPVEDSRLQARLLNEGLLPYLADNTQTWLMQSDGTYKRLKPGNQKPRSAQQFLLQELAE from the coding sequence GTGGATCTCAAACAACCCGAACTGTACATCAACCGCGAACTCAGCCTGCTGGAATTCAACAAGCGCGTCCTGGAGCAGTCCATTGATGTGAGCATCCCGCTGCTGGAGCGGCTGCGGTTTCTGTGCATTTGCAGCACCAATCTCGACGAGTTTTTCGAGATCCGCGTCGCGGGTCTGAAGCAGCAAGTGACGTACGGGGCGGTGCAGGCCGGGCCGGACAACATCGGTCCGGCGGAGGCGCTCAAACGCATCAGCGAAGCGGCGCACCGCTTGGTCGCCGAGCAGTACCGCTTGCTCAACGAGACTATCATCCCCGAATTGGCGAAGGAGAATATCCGCTTCGTGCGGCGCACGCAGTGGAAACCCCGTCAGGCGGCCTGGGTGAAGCGTTACTTCACCAATGAACTGCTGCCGGTGTTGAGCCCTCTCGGGCTGGACCCCTCGCACCCCTTTCCGCGCGTACTCAATAAAAGCCTTAATTTTATCGTTTCCCTGGAAGGCAAGGATGCCTTCGGGCGCAGCAGCGGCGTCGCGGTGGTGCAGGCGCCGCGGTCTCTGCCGCGGCTGATTCATCTCCCCAAGGAATATTCCAAGGGGCCATACGATTTTGTCTTTCTTTCCTCCATCATTCACGCGCATGTGGGCGAGCTGTTCCCCGGCATGAAGGCCACGGGCTGTTTTCAGTTTCGCCTGACGCGCAACAGCGATTTGTTTGTGGAGGAAGAGGAGATCAAGGACCTGCGTCTCGCGCTGGAGGGCGAGCTGTCCACCCGTCAGTACGGCGATGCGGTGCGTCTGGAGGTGTCCGACAACTGTCCGGTCGAGATGGCCAATTTTCTGGTACAGCAATTTGGTTTGGGCCAGGAGGATCTTTATCAAGTGACCGGGCCGGTGAATCTGAATCGTTTGCTTGCGATCTATGATTTGGTGGAGCGGCCCGATCTGAAATATCCGGCCTTTGCGCCGAGTGTGCCGCGCCGCATTGAACAAGCGGCCGACATCTTCAGTGTCGTCCGGCGCGGCGATGTGCTGCTCAATCACCCTTACGAATCGTTTGCGCCGGTGGTGGATTTTGCGCGCCAGGCGGCGACTGATCCCGATGTGCTGGCGATCAAACAGACGCTTTACCGTACCGGTTCCGATTCCGTGCTGGCGGACGTGCTGGTGGACGCCGCCCGTGCAGGCAAAGAGGTGACGGTGGTCGTGGAACTGCGCGCGCGCTTTGACGAGGCGGACAATATTAACGTCGCGACCCGTTTGCAGGATGCCGGTGCGCATGTGGTGTACGGCGTGGTGGGCTATAAGACGCATGCCAAGATGATTCTGGTGTTGCGGCGCGAGGGCAAGCGGTTGCGGCGTTACGTGCACCTCGGCACCGGGAACTATCACGCCCGCACCGCGCGCGTGTACACGGATTATGGTTTGCTCACGTGCGACAAGGCGATCGGCGATGATGTGCATAAGCTCTTTCAACAGCTCACCGGTTTGGGCCGTGCGACTAAATTAAAGAAGATTTTGCAGTCGCCCTTCACCCTGCACAAGGCGATGCTGGGGCTGATCGCGCGCGAGGCCGAACACGCGAAGCAGGGTAAGCAAGCGCATATCATTGCCAAGATGAATGCGATTGATAATCCGCAAATCATGCAGGCGTTGTACGAAGCCTCGCAGGCGGGCGTGAAGATTGATCTCATCATACGCGGAATGTGTTGCCTGCGGCCGGGTGTTGCTGGGGTGTCGGAGAATATTCAGGTGCGTTCCATCGTGGGCCGGTTTCTGGAGCACAGCCGGGTGTTTTATTTCCTGAATGACGGCAATCCGGATTTTTATTGTTCGAGCGCCGATTGGATGAGCCGCAATTTCTACAGGCGCGTGGAGACCTGCTTTCCGGTCGAGGACAGCCGCCTGCAGGCGCGGTTGCTGAACGAAGGGCTGCTGCCGTATCTCGCCGACAATACCCAGACCTGGCTGATGCAGAGTGATGGAACGTATAAGCGTCTCAAGCCGGGCAATCAAAAACCTCGTTCGGCTCAGCAGTTTCTCTTGCAGGAGTTGGCAGAGTAA